tcctgtgtgtataagtgtatataggtgtacagatatgtatgtgtaggtgtatatagaGGGTACTTACCAGATGCTTGTGGCTTCCTTCACtatcggattcttctcgtcatcctaagaagaagcagaGACAGTAATTACAGGAGCAACAATAATGAAGCCAAATAGGCAGAAGACTGCGGACCTGACATGGTGACATGAAGCAGGATTACTATATGACCTcctgtctgacaccagaggaacaatgatgATGATGAACAGAGAGGCCAGactgaagaacatcatccctagaggaggaaaatcctaccgggtccagcttggtgaagtgaaATCGAATCCGTCCATGGGGTGAAGGGGTGTCCCATCCTCCGGCCACTGCAGGTTTTTATTCTCCAAAAGTCTCCTGAATGGCTTGAATGGCGGCCGTGATCTTTTCAATTCCAGttcctcccaatctatggtggtAAAGAAAGGGTGACCTCGGATATTCttgtagacacccagcctcttctcaggATTCTTGCgcagcagtctctccagaagatgttTTAAGTTGGCATCAAGCCAAGATGGAAATTTTGGCTGCTCTGTGGTGATGGATTCGATGACCTTTTCCTTCTTGGAGCCatggtagaaaggggactgtcctgccgccatcctgGATACaacaatccccaggctccaccagtccacTGCTGTGTCATACTCCTTttcaagaagcacttctggggccataTATTTAACTGTGCCCGTCCTTCCACAAATCTTATTAGACGAGGTGactccgtcttgggccagccccaggtcgatcaggcggatgtgtccatctctgTCCACCATGATGttgtccagctttatgtctctGCAATGAAAAGAGAAAAGACAAATGCAAATCAGTGCAGATACAGAAGACTTGGGGATGTAGGACAGCAAACCGGGcctaattcaggactctgggaaagctgggacaCTATTACAAGGAAGCAGAGAAGTGTGGGAAATTCTGCTCACCGGTGGACGATGTTGCgttggtgcaggaactggaggccgcatacaatctccgctgtgtagaatctgacagagagaagagtgtagtatcaatgacatgaaatcagtccccTAACATCATGTCATCATCAATGTGTCTGTCACCACCTGAAGAGAGGAGgcgctgtttatggcagcctgtatgtcCTCCATTCTTGTACCTCTGACCAGTTATGTACCCCCCCATGTCCGTCCGTCCGTCtgtctcctgattagtcatttactcacctcacactgCTGATGTCCAGGCggccgcacatcctgatcattGCCCTCAGGCTTCCTCCAGACAGATACTCCATGATGAAGTAGGCTTTGttggcagactgctgtgcggcatatagATGGCatatgaaggggcagtcttgggccttcaggagtatccgtCGCTCTCTCAATATCATATCTGCTCCGCTTCCTCTGTCCACAATCTTGATGGCTGTGAAAATGTTTCTGCCAGGGAATGAGGCCAGGACCACCTTAAGAAAACAAGTAGGAACtgatcactgacagcggccaggggggacaatcatatacatttattacatgGGGGATTTATCAGTAGGGGTTTTAGGCTATTCTGCTGCCTACGGCCGGGTCCAtgcacagcaaatctgcatcacATTTGCAGGAAACACACAAACCCTCATGTGAAAACTAGAATTTGTgttaaaaatctgcaataaaatgtaACAAGCTGCAGATTTACAATCCGCACCGCAGGACAACGTGCGCAGGAgatttggggtctctggggggcgccaagTCTGATTACACTGCGAGATTTCACAGTTGGAATCCGaatcggccgtgggcatgaggccttacttggcTGCCGCATCAGCGACAGGTTCACTTCAATCCAGCAAACAGTTGTAGAACCTTACAATACAGGTGCAAACATTTTAGCAATATTGACAATGTTCTATGGCAGCAGTGCTTCAGTGTGAGGAGTAagtgtcatatctatctaatatctatctatctatctatctatcaaacatctatctatctatctatctatctatctatctatctcatatctatctatctatctatcaaacatctatctatctatctatctcatatctatctatctatctatctatctatctatctatctatctatctatctatctatctatctatcatctatctatctatctatctatctatctatctatctatctatctatctatctatctatctatctatctatctgcctaccTGTCCGcctacctgtctgtctgtctgtccacaatggtcccatataatactgccatattatGGTAACTAATGCCATCATACATGCATAATATTCAGCACTATCCATTGCTCAAATAATATTTACAACACATTTTTCCAATCCTACCATTATTACACCCAAAGACATCATCATACTGTATATTGATGAAATAATACCTCAGCCATATAGTATTGCCATTCTATAAACCAGTACGGCTGATTTCAGATGACATTTTGGGAGATCCACTTtcgaaatactttttttttcaaagtcaaaTGAGAACGGacaggaaagtgggaaaaatagatcttacaaaaatgatattaaacagaccaaccccccccccccccccaaatgctgCCCCGGTGAATACATACTACTACATACACTGTCTGAGTAATACTGCCATACCACCCCTAAAGACAACCTATAGACATCCATTCTTATATACAGGATTTTgatgctacatgtgaatgtatcctAAGCCTCTGATGTggatgaaatggctgataacagaagacACTAGTTTGCATTAGTTACACAGCAAATAGAAATACAATATAATTAGGGTCACTGCGCCTTTACTAGAAAATGGGAAGTtacaaaacttacctctccgaagCCTCCTTTACCCAATGTCTGTAGGCGGGTGAAGCGACTGATGTGAAATCCGGAGTCTGATGGTCcggggtcctggctggtgcccggcgTTGGCTCCTCATGCTCTGTTATTATGTTATTCTCTCCGCTCCTCTTCTTCTTTATATTCGTGAGTCCGCTCacgctctcctcttctctcttgcGCTTCTCatgtccattggacgccattttTTACAATCCTGTATCCGTCAGTGCAATCGCTGCAGTTGACAGTTGGAAGTAAATGGCAGTTGGCCAAGTAGAGTTCAAAGGTCAGTGAAGCTGCTGCTGGCAAgtgcttgccagtaccctgctctgccatatacacagtactgtgggcaccatgagtgatggtctaatGCCCAGAGACATTGAGAAATACATGTCTGGTTCTactagtgccacattattagtagatgggAAAGGTatggcacttcatgtctgggttggcagtggtgcccatagttcatcagaaataGTGTGGTAATTGAAATGAGCCCAGTGGAGGAATAAACCATAAATTGTTCTAAGGGCCGGAATAATAAAGCCTTGTGAGGGGTcattttctgctccattcaataAGTGtccatccagatacatgatgtgtatctccataggttacaatgggcagcgccctcgccagtgcagatctgggGGTACCAGGCAGAGATGCTGCTATGGAGGTCATCCACAATGATGGATTATTCGGAGGTGTGAAATGCTAGAAAAGGGTCATTATAAATAAGCGGTCCCGGTGTGAGTTAttgttgggggctgtaaattggcgcAGTAATGTATATACGCCATTATAAGGCCTGAGAAGCACTAAGACTTTATTTATTACACTGAGTCCCATAAATACTTTACCAAACAGATTTAACAGTGTCCAATCTGAAGTTCGGGGATGAGCGGTTGTGTACAAGATATTGCCAGGTTTATAGTTGGGGTTTTCAGGGGTGCGTTAACCATATGGCAAACTGCAGCTGCAGCGCTCACTGGTATCCATTCTCCGGAGACAGAACTTGCAGctgctggaccccaatgcaaaacctgccacAGGGCTCCCTAACTCTAAcacttcatttatagtactggtcgcCTCTTGTTGAGGAGATAGACCTCATGGCCCCTAAGGCtctagggcccgggtgcaaacgcaCTCTCTGTgcttctatagttatgcccctggtcgaGTGGCATCCAGCAGGCCGGGGTGAGGTGACGAAGAGTACAGTGCATAACAATGGATGTCAACCACTCTTCATATACCCTATTGacatttttgaatgtttttgCATGCATtgtaaccagaggcgtaacttgaagctcccgggccccaatgcaaaacctgtaacagggcccccaactataatggtttattcatagtactggaccccctatatggagaagagaggcctgatgggccccctaaggctcctgggcccgggtgtaaccgcatcccctgcatcctctatagttacgccactgattGTAACTGGGAACCATTCATGCTGATAacagttaggccggctgcacgtgaacgggtcggattccagctGGCATCCCTGCGtaccggtcttcttttcctgtattgcagatggcccacatggctcgccgttggacacgCGCAgtgcagtgttttttgtttttttttaaatccctgcttttcccgtgcGTCACTAGGCAATAACACGGGTACCGGCCATCTGTCTGAATATTCATGGGGCCAAACAGGGtataggggaaaaaagaaatctgtTAATAAGAGTCAGAAGGAACGTGGCTGCAAAGATAAGGAGCCGGTCCGGTGATCAGAGGCCATGACAGATCCtcttcaggccttattcacacaaatggTTTACTGCCGCTGTTTTGCCCTGATTAAACGTCAGTCGAACATCTCAGCCTtctgaagccttggattccaatgtactcgttcagatgggtgattttccagCGTGTAAAATCGGCCGTCCGGAAAAACATACATTGCGAGTTCCAGCCAGCTGCTTTTTATATGCAGCcgaaaaagataggtcctgccctatgtttTGGCTAtgatcagccggcagctcctatagaggcctatgggagctgccagcaaggggaaggCGAGcgctgctacactccctccccctccctttgccagcagctgccATAGGCATCTATGGGATCTTCTATTGCCACGATCAGGGACCTTAGCAGTGCTAGCCTCTCCCAAATTAGGCcagctgacatggaatgaccgcATTGTATTTCAGTGGtcgaattctgcagcataaatagacatgctgcggatttagacTCCATAGTGTTTTCCATAAACCCTGCCAATTCGTTTTCTCTGCACCCTGTGGAGTTTACACTTGTTTTACATAGAGAACTTGCCGTGGATTTCAGCTTTACACtatataaaatctgcagcatttccacaacagGAGGAGCGGCCGGCAGATATAACCCCCCTGCGTGCGCTCATTCTTGTGCCCCGTGTGGATGGGGCTGTGAAGACCCGGTTTCCCTCATATTgtaaattgctgcagttttgtaATGTGGAATTCACGCTGCAAATGTGCTGCATGTGGGTTTGTCCTCATCCTGAGGGCTTTTACCCGCTAGCGTttattttaacgctgcgatatcgctgcctttttttcaatggggctttctaatgttaaaatcacattgcacaaaaatcgcaccaGACAATGAATACCTACATCCAGCATTATAGCAGATAAGGGTAGTCTGGGCTCTAAGGACTTGTTAACGCTCGGCGTTTTTAGCGTGTTGCtggactgcagaaaaaaaaatgtacacaaatttaaaaaatattttgtttatattgtttttcttttgctgcggttcagaaatgcttaaaaaaaaggtATGAATGTGATCTCTGGGCAGGCCATTCATTGTATCATTACTGCGTCTCCTTTGCATCAGTCAGGTATTAGAATTTCTGTCCACGTGGCCTCATAAAAGCCTGACGGACTACATCTCCCAGCAAGCAACTGTGCTCACTGCTGCTAATAAGTATTGATCAGAGGTTGGTACTAATCtagaaaatgctgcaaactgAGTGGCCCAAAATACAGGCAAGGGCTGTGAAGGTCTGAAATGTGCAGGAGATTCTGGAGGTGCTGCCGACCAGAGGACGCACCACCTAAGTGGGCGTGAGTGTATGGTGGGGTGCAAAAACAGAAAACTGGTGGCTCGGCGCAGCGCTCCAAAAATTATTGGAATAATCAGAACAACTAGATGGAAATTTCTCCTTTAATTTATAAAACAGACCAGAAGGATTGAGAATTAAAGGTGGAATTTCCATCTAGTCATTCTGATTATTCAGGTATCTGCTGCAGCGCTGCGCCGAGCCACCAGTTTACTGTTTTTGCAGTCCTTCCTTTTAGACGTGAGCGCagggcagagaagctgcatcatggttATATGCCGATACTAAACATGGTCTGTTCTTAGTGATGGATATTCTGCAGGGAATATACAGCCCCAATTCCAAAATAGTTGGACGGTGTGTAAAATGTTAATGTGagcaaatgttaagaaaaaaataatacaatgaaATCGGTTGAAATCTCATATTTTATTCGCAATAGAACAAAGAAGACATCAGGaggggaaagggagacatttctctcttttatagaaaaaaaaaattaactcatttagaaattgatggcagcaacacatctcaagaaaagttgggacagggtaacaaaaggctggaaaagtaagtggaactaatgaaaaacagctggagggtcagttttctactaagtcacatgactgtataaaaagagaatattagagaggcagagtctttcAGGAGCAAAGATGGTCGGAGGTTCACCTGTGGAAAAATGCATCTTaaattgtgaatagagatgagcgagcaccaaaatgctcgggtgctcgttactcgggacgaacttttcgcgatgctcgagggttcgtttcgagtaacgaaccccattgaagtcaatgggcgacccgagcatttttgtatttcgccgatgctcgctaaggtttccttgtgtgaaaatcttggcaattcaagaaagtgatgggaacgacacagcaacggatagggcaggcgaggggctacatgttgggctgcatctcaagttcacaggtcccactattaagccacaatagcggcaagagtgggcccccccctcccaaaaacttttacttctgaaaagccctcattagcatggcataccttagctaagcaccacactacctccaacaaaacacaatcactgcctgcatgacactccgctgccacttctcctggcttacatgctgcccaaccgcccccccccccccccacagcgcacaccaaagtgtccctgcgcagccttcagctgccctcatgccacaccaccctcatgtctatttagaagtgcgtctgccatgaggaggaaccgcaggcacacactgcagaggttggcatggctaggcagcgactctctttaaaaggggcggggcgatagcccacaatgctgtacagaagcaatgagaaatagaatcctgtgccaccgccatcaggagctgcacatgtgggcctagcaatggggaacctatgtgccacacactattcattctgtcaaggtgtctctgcatgccccagtcagaccgggctttttaattcatagacacaggcaggtacaactccctattgtgaagtccctgtggaccgacagcatgggtgggtgccaggaagccaccggcggtacatagaaatatcccattgcattgcccaacacagctgaggtagtaatgtcgtgcttaatgcaggtgggcttcggcccacactgcatgccccagtcagactggggttctttacaagtggaaacagatgcatttataattccctgtggacccacagcatgggtggcttcctggaacccaccggcggtacataaaaatatcccattgcattgcccaacacagcggatgtaacgtcagctgtaatgcaggtgggctaaaaattcatttgattacactgtaggcgagggcccacaaaaattgctgtatcaacagtactaacgtacatccaaaaaattggccatggccaaccaagagggcaggtgaaacccattaatcgctttggttaatgtggcttaagtggtaactaggcctggaggcagccaagtttaactaaaaattggttgaggttaaagtttcaacgcttttaagagcattgaaacatataaaaattgtttcgaaaaattagatgagtgagccttgtggccctaagaaaaattgcccgttcagcgtgattacgtgaggtttcaggagaaggagcaggaggaggaggaatattagacacagattgatgaagcagaaatgtccccgttttgcatggtgagagagaacgtagcttccatccgcgggtgcagcctacgtattgcttacgtatcgctgctctccgctggtggagaagagaagtttggggaaatccaggctttcttcatcttgatgagtgtaagcctgtcggcactgtcggttgacaggtgggtacgcttatctgtgatgattcccccagccgcactaaacaccctttccgacaagacgctagccgcaggacaagcaagcacctccagggcatacagcgctagttcaggccacgtgtccagctttgacacccagtagttgtagggggcagaggcgtcacggaggacggtcgtgcgatcggctacgtactccctcaccatccttttacagtgctcctgccgactcagccttgactggggagcggtgacacagtcttgctggggagccataaagctgtccaggcccttaaagactgttgcactgcctgggctgtacatgctgctcgatctacacacctcccctgctacctggccctcggaactgcgccttctgccactaccgctgtcggatgggaattttaccatcagcttgtccgccagggtcctgtggtatagcaacactctcgaacccctttcctcttcgggaatgagagtgggaaggttctccttataccgtgggtcgagcagtgtgtacacccagtaattcgtagtggccagaatgcgtgtaatgcgagggtcacgagaaaggcatcctaacatgaagtcagccatgtgtgccagggtacctgtacgcaacacatggctgtccgcactaggaagatcactttcaggatcctcctcctcctcctcctcctcaggccatacacgctgaaatgatgacaggcaagcagcatgggtaccgtcagcagtgggccaagctgtctcttccccctcctcctcatcctcctcatgctcctcctcctcctcctgaacgcgctgagatatagacaggagggtgctctgactatccagcgacatactgtcttcccccggctctgtttccgagcgcaaagcggctgcctttatggtttgcagggaacttctcaagatgcatagcagaggaatggtgacgctaatgattgccgcatcgccgctcaccacctgggtagactgctcaaagtttcgaaggacctggcagatgtctgccaaccaggcccactcttctgaaaagaattgaggaggctgactcccactgcgccgcccatgttggagttggtattccactatagctctacgctgctcatagagcctagccaacatgtggagcgtagagttccaccgtgtgggcacgtcgcacagcagtcggtgcactggcagattaaaccgatgttgcagggtgcgcagggtggcagcgtccgtgtgggacttgcggaaatgtgcacagagccggcgcacctttacgagcaggtctgacaagcgtgggtagcttttcagaaagcgctgaaccaccaaattaaagacgtgggccaggcatggcacgtgcgtgaggctgccgagctgcagagccgccaccaggttacggccgttgtcacacacgaccatgcccggttggaggctcagcggcgcaagccaacggtcggtctgctctgtcagaccctgcagcagttcgtgggccgtgtgcctcctatttcctaagctgagtagtttcagcacggcctgctgacgcttgcccaccgctgtgctgccacgccgcgcgacaccgactgctggcgacatcctgctgctgctgacacatctagattgcgagacagaggttgaggaggaggaggagggtgctttagtggaagaagcatacaccgccgaacataccaccaccgagctggggcccgcaattctgggggtgggtaggacgtgagcggtcccaggctctgactctgtcccagcctccactaaattcacccaatgtgccgtcagggagatgtagtggccctgcccgcctgtgcttgtccacgtgtccgtagttaagtggaccttgccactaaccgcattgatgagggcgcgtacaatgttgcgggagacgtggtcgtgcagggctgggacggcacatcgggaaaagtagtggcgactgggaactgagtagcgcggggccgccgccgccatcatagctttgaaagcctccgtttccacaaccctatacggcagcatctcaaggctgataaatttggctatgtggacggttaacgattgagcgtgcgggtgcgtggcggtgtacttgcgcttgcgctccaacacttgcgctagcgacggctggactgtgcggtgcgagacattgctggatggggccgaggacagcggaggtgagggtgtgggtgcaggccatgagacggtagtgcctgtgtcctgagaggggggttggatctcagtggcaggttggggcacagggggagaggcagcggtgcaaaccggaggcggtgaacggccttcgtcccaccttgtggggtgcttggccatcatatgtctgcgcatgctggtggtggtgaggctggtggtggtggctccccggctgatcttggcgcgacaaaggttgcacaccactgttcgtcggtcgtcaggcgtctcggtgaaaaactgccagaccttagagcacctcggcctctgcagggtggcatggcgcgagggtgcgctttgggaaacagttggtggattattcggtctggccctgcctctacccctggccaccgcactgcctcttgcaacctgccctgctgctgcccttgcctccccctctgaagacctgtcctgtgtaggcgttgcacaccaggtggggtcagtcacctcattgtcctgctactcttcctccgaatcctctgtgcgctcctccctcggacttactgcccttactactacctcactgcaagacaactgtgtctcatcgtcatcgtcctcctcacccactgaaaggtcttgagacagttggcgga
The Eleutherodactylus coqui strain aEleCoq1 chromosome 11, aEleCoq1.hap1, whole genome shotgun sequence genome window above contains:
- the LOC136582852 gene encoding protein kinase C theta type-like, yielding MILRERRILLKAQDCPFICHLYAAQQSANKAYFIMEYLSGGSLRAMIRMCGRLDISSVRFYTAEIVCGLQFLHQRNIVHRDIKLDNIMVDRDGHIRLIDLGLAQDGVTSSNKICGRTGTVKYMAPEVLLEKEYDTAVDWWSLGIVVSRMAAGQSPFYHGSKKEKVIESITTEQPKFPSWLDANLKHLLERLLRKNPEKRLGVYKNIRGHPFFTTIDWEELELKRSRPPFKPFRRLLENKNLQWPEDGTPLHPMDGFDFTSPSWTRMTRRIR